One region of Equus caballus isolate H_3958 breed thoroughbred chromosome 23, TB-T2T, whole genome shotgun sequence genomic DNA includes:
- the IFND1 gene encoding interferon delta 1 precursor (The RefSeq protein has 3 substitutions compared to this genomic sequence) has product MAQIHLLEAGVMLCSILACSLGRDSPWIHSLKNREIFMLLRQLEKIHSKSCLNDGTYFKFPWESETITQIRKTQGTCFHYVMLQEIINLFNTDDSRAAWNNALLDQLLSRLHHSLEQLEEENLACPYLGTVARNYFQKINHYLKEKAFSPCAWEVVRGEMEVCLSLM; this is encoded by the coding sequence ATGGCCCGGGTCCATTTGCTAGAGGCAGGAGTGATGCTCTGCTCCATCCTTGCCTGCTCTCTTGGCAGGGACTCGCCTTGGATCCATAGCCTAAAAAACAGGGAGATCTTCATGCTGTTGAGACAGCTGGAAAAAATCCACTCTAAGTCATGCCTGAACGACGGAACCTACTTCAAATTTCCTTGGGAAAGCGAGACTATCACCCAAATCCGGAAGACGCAGGGCACCTGTTTCCACTATGTGATGCTCCAGGAGATCATCAACCTCTTCAACACAGACGACAGCCGTGCTGCTTGGAACAACGCCCTCCTGGATCAACTACTCTCTAGGCTTCATCACAGCCTGGAGCAGCTGGAAGAAGAAAACCTGGCTTGTCCCTATTTGGGAACTGTTGCCCGGAATTACTTCCAAAAAATCAATCACTATCTGAAGGAAAAGGCATTCAGCCCCTGTGCCTGGGAGGTTGTCAGAGGGGAAACGGAAGTGTGCCTCTCCCTCATGTAG